In the Natrinema sp. CBA1119 genome, GCACGTCGTCTTGAATCTGGAACGCACGGCCGATGTCGAGTCCGTAGCCGTAGAGTTCGTCGATCGTTTCGTCGTCGGCTCCGAGCAAGATTGCCGGAAGACAGGCCGAGGCCGCGTACAGGACGGCCGTCTTCTGTTCGACCATCTCCAGGTACTCGTCGGGAGTGACGTCGGCGCGCTGCTCGAAGGTGACGTCCAGCGACTGGCCCTCACAGATGTCCGTGCAGGTGGTGGCGAGGACGGAGAGCGCATCGACGATGCGGTCGGACTCCGCTCCCGTCTCGAGCATGATCTCGAAGGCCTTCGAGTAGAGCGTGTCGCCCGCGAGAATGGCCGTCTCGAGGTCGTACTCCTTGTGGACGGCGGGGACGCCGCGGCGGAGGTCGTCGTCGTCCATGATGTCGTCGTGGATCAGGGTGAACGACTGGATGACCTCGACGCTGACCGCGGCGGCCATCACGTCGACCGGGCCGCTCTCGTCGAGCGGCGCGAACGACCGATACGCCGCCGAGAGCGGATCGGTGTCGGTCAGCGCCTCGGCCGTCGTCAGGAGGACGGTCGGGCGGAGCCGCTTGCCGCCCGCGTCCAACAGGTATCTGGATGCCTCGTAGAGCCGTTCGGGCCGCTGGATCGGGAGCTCCTCGGGAATCGCGTCGTTAACCAGCTCGCGGCGCTGCCGGACCGCCTCGAGCACCGCCTCTTCGCGTGCCTCGGGACTCGTCATATCAGTCGACTAATTGGATGAGGTTCCCGTTGCGCGTGACGTGGAGGTCTCGTCCCATCTTGTATCCCTCGCTCTCACAGAGATCAACGTAGCTCGAGTAGCCTTTCATGTCTTGGTGGGCGGGAATGATGTTCTGGGGTTGTAGTGCGTCGAGCATCGCGTAGTGACCCTCTTGATTGAGGTGGCCCGAAACGTGGATGTCGTCGTAGACCCGTGCGCCCTGCATGCCGAGCAGTTTCTCGGCCTGGTAGCGCTGACCCTCGTTGGTCGGTTCCGGAATCACGCGGGCGGAGAAGACGACCTTGTCGCCGTCTTCCAGTTCGTACGGCGTCTCGCCGCGGGCCATCCGAGTGAGCATCGCGCGAGGCTCGCCCTGGTGGCCGGTGACGATCGGCAGGTAGTCGCCCTTGCCCTCGTTCATGATCCGCTTGAACGTGCGGTCGACGGACTTGCGGTGGCCGAACATTCCCAGATCGGAGGGGAAGTCGATGAAGTCCAGCCGTTCCGCGGTGCCCGAGTACTTCTCCATCGACCGACCCAGCAACACGGGCTGGCGGCCGATGTCGTCGGCGAACTCCACCAGCGACTTCACGCGAGCGATGTGGCTCGAGAAAGTAGTGGCGACGATGCCGCCGTCGTAGTCCTCCATGCTGTAGAGCACGTCCCGGAGGTGTTCTCGGGCGACGCTCTCGGAGGGGGTTCTCCCCTTCTTGTTCGCGTTGGTACAGTCCTCGATGTAACAGAGGACGCCCTCGCCCTCGCGGCCGATCTCGCGGAAGCGCTCCATGTCGATCGGATCGCCGATGACCGGCGTGTGATCCATTCGCTTGTCCAGCCCGTAGACGATCGCGCCTTCGGGCGTGTGGAGAACGGGGTTGATCGCGTCGATGATCGAGTGCGTGACGTTGACGAACTCGAGGTCGACCTTGCCGGAATCGCCGATCGACATCGTCTCGCCGGCCTCCATCTTGACGAGGTCGTTCTCGACGCCGAACTTCTGTTCGCCCTCGATCTGCTGTTTGACCAGCTCGATCGTAAACGGCGACGCGACGACCGGCGCGTTGTACCGGTGGGCCAGCTTCGAGATGGCACCGATGTGGTCGAGGTGGCCGTGCGTCGGGACGATGGCCTTCACGTCGCCCTCGAGGTCGCTCATGACCCGGTCGTCGGGAATAGCGCCCATGTCGATCAGGTCGAGGCTGTGCATCCGTTCGGTTTCGACGTTGTCGTGGATCAGAACCTGCGAGAGGTTCAGACCCATGTCGAAGATAACGACATCGTCGCCTGCGCGGACGGCAGTCATCTGCCGGCCGACTTCTTCGTAGCCGCCGATGGTTGCGATTTCGATTTCCATGGTTCCTCGTACTGAAAGTCACTGCCTGGACTCTCGTCGAAACGGTCCGCGGACTCCCGGTTGTGCGGCCCCGGCGTCTTGCAGCACGT is a window encoding:
- the idsA3 gene encoding geranylfarnesyl diphosphate synthase; translated protein: MTSPEAREEAVLEAVRQRRELVNDAIPEELPIQRPERLYEASRYLLDAGGKRLRPTVLLTTAEALTDTDPLSAAYRSFAPLDESGPVDVMAAAVSVEVIQSFTLIHDDIMDDDDLRRGVPAVHKEYDLETAILAGDTLYSKAFEIMLETGAESDRIVDALSVLATTCTDICEGQSLDVTFEQRADVTPDEYLEMVEQKTAVLYAASACLPAILLGADDETIDELYGYGLDIGRAFQIQDDVLDLTVPSEELGKQRGSDLVENKQTLITVHAREQGVDIDGLVDTDDVDAVTEAEIDEAVAELEAAGSITYANETAQELVEQGKERLEVLPDNEARELLCEIAHYLIERGY
- a CDS encoding ribonuclease J, translating into MEIEIATIGGYEEVGRQMTAVRAGDDVVIFDMGLNLSQVLIHDNVETERMHSLDLIDMGAIPDDRVMSDLEGDVKAIVPTHGHLDHIGAISKLAHRYNAPVVASPFTIELVKQQIEGEQKFGVENDLVKMEAGETMSIGDSGKVDLEFVNVTHSIIDAINPVLHTPEGAIVYGLDKRMDHTPVIGDPIDMERFREIGREGEGVLCYIEDCTNANKKGRTPSESVAREHLRDVLYSMEDYDGGIVATTFSSHIARVKSLVEFADDIGRQPVLLGRSMEKYSGTAERLDFIDFPSDLGMFGHRKSVDRTFKRIMNEGKGDYLPIVTGHQGEPRAMLTRMARGETPYELEDGDKVVFSARVIPEPTNEGQRYQAEKLLGMQGARVYDDIHVSGHLNQEGHYAMLDALQPQNIIPAHQDMKGYSSYVDLCESEGYKMGRDLHVTRNGNLIQLVD